The sequence AACATCTCCTTTAATATTTTTAATTAGATCATTACTATTAATATTATAGACTACTCCATCGTTAGAGCCCTTTATTATTGGTAGCAGTTCAAGCTCAAAATTTTTTTGAGCTGATTTTTTTATGTGTTTTAAAAATGCGCCATAAACCGATGTTGTATTTGCATATTTATCGATTGAATTTATTAAGCTTGCAAGAAAATAATAGTATTGATTGTCATTAATTTGTCGATTTACATATAGTTTTTCGAGTTCTTGCCTAATTGCATCGCACTTACGACCATTGTAATCTGAAAAATAGTTTCTATTGCTACCCGATCCTGCGCAATAATTATTAAAGATAAATCCGTCTACTCCTTCGAGATTGTTTAAATATGTTAATAGCGACACATCCATCTCAGAATTATTTTCGATATAGTGCTTACTTAAAATATAACTATACCACTGAATATCGTTAGAAATAACTTTACATCCATTTTTTTTGAAATTAACACCAACAATCCCTGTTCCAGCAAACAAATCGGCAAAAACAAAATACTTTCCTTTTGTATATCCCGTTATATCATATATAGTATCTTCCAAAAAGTCCATTAATGATAATTTTGAACCTATATAATTCATTCTTAAATCCTCATTTTTTTATATTATTTTACCCATGCGGTCTCTACCACTTTGTGTTGTATGTATACCATAAAAATAACAAAATTACAATGCTTTTACTAATATTTTAATTTTTTATATTCTATCACTCACACTTGCACTATATTTTATCATTATTTATTTTGTATAACATAGCTAATAAAAAAATAATATTCGCTATTTTATTATGAAATACTACTTTAAAATAACTTTATAGTGCAATATAAACAAATATTTTAATTTACTCTTCATTTATTTTATGAACAATCACATTTGCATTTACTATTGCTTCTTCATAGCTATCTGGAATAGAGTCTGTAATAATATAGTCAATATCCTCGAATTTCGCTGCAGCATATAAATTTACTGTATCAAATTTATCGGAATCAATCATCAAATACCACTTCTGAGACATCCTCGATACATAATCATACACAGGTAAACTGATTACCGATGATACCGCCAGACCTTGTTTAAGGTTAACTGCCGAAGCACTGGTAAATGCTTTGTCTACTCTTATATTCTCTAAAAAATTTGCAGAATTTTGATGATTATTTTTAGGACTAGAAAACAAAGTTAGACCATCTGTAGAAGTAACTTTTCCACCCAATAAATAAATTTCCGCTCCAGCTCGCAGTAAATTATCTAGACATCCTATGTTATTGGTTACTACAGATATGCTATTAAATTTATATAGCAATTTAGCCAATTCGCAGCATGTCCTACCAGAACCCAAAAATATAGTATCTCCTTCTTCTATTTCTTCGCAAGCGCGGAGAGCTATTTTTTTTAAAATAGGATAATCACCCCTACTAAGAAAAGCAAGTTTTTTTGTAGGATCTTCTTTCAGTATCCCACCTCCATAAACTCTAGTTAATACTCCTTCACATTCTAATATAGCCAAGTCTTTTCTAATAGATACTGGACTCACGTTGTAAAAAGCTGCAAGTTCATTTACATTAATTTGTTTTTTTGTGTATAAAATTTCTCGAATTTCATGTACCCTACCTAATATAACAAAATTCCCCTTTCGTCACTAAAAATCTATATTATGTACAGTATATCTTAAAAAAAAATGGCAGTCAATAGAACGAAATCAATCAAAAGTAAATAAATAAACGTAATATATATTTAATATTGCTTTTAATATTAAAGCAGTATTATATAGTCAAATTATACAACAAATTGTTCTAATTTCTAGATATAATATACAAAAAACCAAAGCGAAACACAATGAAACTTGAATATCATATACCGATATGCTATTCTCAAATATATCAAAATAATTACAAATGAAAATGTGTATCATAAACAAACTTCGGTAAATTAGATTAGGAGGTATCAGTGAGTGAAATGAATAAATTATTAGAATTAGTTACGATAGGACGCGCCGGTATTGATTTTAATACAACCCAATTAAATACTTCTTTTGAATATATCGATGCCTATACAAAATCTATCGGAGGATCTCCGGCCAATATTGTCCAAGGTGCCACCAAACTTGGTCTTAAGACTGCATTTATTGGCAAAATATCTGGAGATGGAATGGGCGAATACATTTACAATGATTTTCAAAAACAAGGCATTAATGTCAGCGGCTTGGTAATTGATAAAACTGGTGCTAGAAATTGTTTAGCCATTTTAGAAATATTAGACATCAAAAATAGTGGAACCTATGAAAATAAAGATACAACAGGATTTCACCATGGCACCTACTTATATCGCGAAAATACAGCGGATATGCTAATAACCCCTGACGAAATTAATGAAGAATTGATATCAAAAACTGAGTATCTATTATTTTCTGGAACAGCTTTTTCTGCAGAGCCTTCACGAAGCGCTATGTTTGCTGCTATTGAGTATGCCAAAAAATATAATACTAAAATGGTATTAGATATCGATTACAGACCATTTGGATGGAAAAATCTTACAGAAGCTTCTGCTGTGTATCAACAAGTTTGTGCGGAGATGGATATCATAATTGGCAATCGAGAAGAGTTTGACATAGTCGAGTATACTGTTATGCCCGACAATAATGACAACTCAGTTTCCGCAAAAACTTTCTTAGACATGGGCATCGAAATTGTTGTAGTTAAAGATGGCGAAAGAGGCTCTTGGACCTATACTCAAGATAATCAAGTTATAGAATGCGGTGTTATAAAAACTGAAATCAAAAAGACTTTTGGTTCTGGAGATGCCTTTGCGGCAGGCTTTATGTATGGTCTTATAAGAAACAAAGGACTATCGTATGCCATGCAATTAGGTTCGGCTTGTGCATCTATCGTATTACAGGGATATAGTTGTGCACCAGATATGCCAAGTTATGAGCAAGCAGAAAAATATCGAAAAATCAATGAATCTATGATGTTAAAATAAAAAGTAACTTTGGGAGTAATTAAAATGAAAAGTAATTTAAAGCAAGAAATTCTTCATGCCAGCAACACTAAAGGAGCAATCGTGGGATTTAATGTTTTTGGATTTGAAGATGCTATTGCTGTAATTAGAGCAGCAGAAATTTGCAACTGTCCTACATTGTTGATGCTAAATAAATTGGCCACAAAGTATCTCTCAATAGAGTCTTGGGCAGGTATGTTGCTACCCTTAATCAAATGCGCTGCAGTACCCATTTCACTTCATCTTGATCATTGCCAAGATTTTAATACAATAGTGAGAGCAATACATTCGGGATTTAGTTCTGTAATGATTGATGGTTCTCAATATTCAGTAGACGAAAACATTGCAATGACAAGGGAAATTGTTAAAATAGCGCATTGCTTTGACGTGGCTGTAGAAGGTGAAATCGGCTCAGTTCCTTATGGCGATATACCTGGAACTAAAGATATAACAACTTCTACCGAAGAAGCCAAACGCTTTGTTACCGAAAGCGGGGTTGACTGGGTTGCTGTTGCCGTGGGGCAAATCCACCGTATGTATGAGCCTATAATGCGTATTAAATTTGACAGATTACATGAGATCGAGCAAGCGATTGACACCCCTCTGGTTATTCACGGAGTTTCTGGCATCTATAAAGACGATCTACAACCATTAGTTGCTGGAAAAGTTGCTAAACTAAATTTTGGCACTGGCATTCGAGTTGCGTTTGTTGAGACTTTGAAAAAAAGCATGGCAGAACAACCAAATCAATATGATAAATTAATTTTGGCCGAAGATGCCCAGATGGCAGTCACTCAAGAAGCAATTAAAGTAATGGAAAATTTAAAAATGTAAATAATTGTTATTAAGGAGAATGAGTATATGGCAACTAAAAAACTAACCATGGCACAAGCTTTAGTAGAATTTTTGATTAACCAGTATATAGTGGTCGATGGCGTTGAAAGCAAGTTTGTTCATGGTGTTCTAGCAATTTTTGGACATGGCAACGCAGTGGGGCTTGGTCAGGCACTCGAAGAATATCAAGATCAAATTAAATGTATTGCTGGCAAAAATGAACAGGAAATCGCACACGTTGGTGTCGGTTATGCAAAGCAAAGCAGACGACGCGCGATTTTTGCTTGCACCGCTTCTATGGGACCCGGATCTCTCAATATGGTAACAGCCGCTGGTACCGCATCTGTAAATAGAATTCCTATTTTATTTTTGCCATCTGAAGGCTTTTCGGATCGTCAGCCAGACCCTGCTCTACAACAAATGGAGCACGATCAAGATGCTACGCTAACAGCTAACGATGCCTTTAAAGCGGTCAGCAAATACTTTGATAGAATAGAGCGCCCTGTACAACTAATGACAGCCATGTTAAACGCTATGCGAACATTAACTGATCCCGCAAAGACAGGAG is a genomic window of Candidatus Epulonipiscium viviparus containing:
- a CDS encoding DNA adenine methylase, coding for MNYIGSKLSLMDFLEDTIYDITGYTKGKYFVFADLFAGTGIVGVNFKKNGCKVISNDIQWYSYILSKHYIENNSEMDVSLLTYLNNLEGVDGFIFNNYCAGSGSNRNYFSDYNGRKCDAIRQELEKLYVNRQINDNQYYYFLASLINSIDKYANTTSVYGAFLKHIKKSAQKNFELELLPIIKGSNDGVVYNINSNDLIKNIKGDVLYLDPPYNARQYGANYHILETISKYDNPQIRGKTGLRDYKNQKSDFCSRRTVEVAFENLIADADFKFIFLSYNNEGLMNFDAIKFIMGKYGKYKAVTTEYRRFKADKLENRKYKVDAITEYLHCLIKNQE
- a CDS encoding DeoR/GlpR family DNA-binding transcription regulator; its protein translation is MLGRVHEIREILYTKKQINVNELAAFYNVSPVSIRKDLAILECEGVLTRVYGGGILKEDPTKKLAFLSRGDYPILKKIALRACEEIEEGDTIFLGSGRTCCELAKLLYKFNSISVVTNNIGCLDNLLRAGAEIYLLGGKVTSTDGLTLFSSPKNNHQNSANFLENIRVDKAFTSASAVNLKQGLAVSSVISLPVYDYVSRMSQKWYLMIDSDKFDTVNLYAAAKFEDIDYIITDSIPDSYEEAIVNANVIVHKINEE
- the iolC gene encoding 5-dehydro-2-deoxygluconokinase, which produces MNKLLELVTIGRAGIDFNTTQLNTSFEYIDAYTKSIGGSPANIVQGATKLGLKTAFIGKISGDGMGEYIYNDFQKQGINVSGLVIDKTGARNCLAILEILDIKNSGTYENKDTTGFHHGTYLYRENTADMLITPDEINEELISKTEYLLFSGTAFSAEPSRSAMFAAIEYAKKYNTKMVLDIDYRPFGWKNLTEASAVYQQVCAEMDIIIGNREEFDIVEYTVMPDNNDNSVSAKTFLDMGIEIVVVKDGERGSWTYTQDNQVIECGVIKTEIKKTFGSGDAFAAGFMYGLIRNKGLSYAMQLGSACASIVLQGYSCAPDMPSYEQAEKYRKINESMMLK
- a CDS encoding class II fructose-bisphosphate aldolase, with protein sequence MKSNLKQEILHASNTKGAIVGFNVFGFEDAIAVIRAAEICNCPTLLMLNKLATKYLSIESWAGMLLPLIKCAAVPISLHLDHCQDFNTIVRAIHSGFSSVMIDGSQYSVDENIAMTREIVKIAHCFDVAVEGEIGSVPYGDIPGTKDITTSTEEAKRFVTESGVDWVAVAVGQIHRMYEPIMRIKFDRLHEIEQAIDTPLVIHGVSGIYKDDLQPLVAGKVAKLNFGTGIRVAFVETLKKSMAEQPNQYDKLILAEDAQMAVTQEAIKVMENLKM